The proteins below come from a single Alkalispirillum mobile genomic window:
- the erpA gene encoding iron-sulfur cluster insertion protein ErpA gives MSETAQTYDPTEDFQVLVVTDSAAARVAQLIAQEETDDLKLRVFVSGGGCSGFQYGFTFDERIEEGDSIVEKDGVTFLVDPMSSQYLMGAEVDFVEGIEGEQFVIRNPNATTTCGCGSSFAV, from the coding sequence ATGAGTGAAACCGCACAGACTTACGACCCCACCGAAGACTTCCAGGTGCTGGTAGTCACCGACAGCGCGGCGGCCCGCGTTGCCCAGCTGATCGCCCAGGAAGAAACCGATGACCTGAAACTGCGGGTTTTCGTCAGCGGTGGCGGGTGTTCCGGTTTCCAGTACGGCTTCACCTTTGACGAGCGCATCGAAGAGGGTGACAGCATCGTGGAAAAGGATGGCGTCACCTTCCTGGTGGACCCGATGAGTAGCCAGTACCTAATGGGTGCCGAGGTGGATTTCGTCGAGGGCATCGAAGGCGAGCAGTTCGTCATTCGCAACCCGAATGCCACCACGACGTGCGGCTGCGGCTCCTCCTTCGCGGTCTGA
- a CDS encoding (2Fe-2S)-binding protein: MYVCICKAITDRDVRQALDEGCCCMRDLKERLGVCSACCKCAPAAKALLEEHMADAGLARLARSVA; the protein is encoded by the coding sequence ATGTACGTGTGTATCTGCAAAGCGATTACGGATCGTGACGTGCGGCAAGCCTTGGACGAAGGCTGCTGCTGCATGCGTGATCTCAAGGAGCGGTTGGGTGTCTGCAGCGCCTGCTGCAAGTGCGCGCCGGCGGCCAAGGCCCTGCTGGAGGAGCACATGGCGGATGCCGGGCTCGCGCGACTGGCCCGGAGCGTTGCCTGA
- the tyrS gene encoding tyrosine--tRNA ligase, whose product MTEANDALALLRRGAEEILLENELKDKLQYDRPLRVKAGFDPTAPDLHLGHTVLINKLRQFQDLGHHVYFLIGDFTGMIGDPSGKSATRPALTRDEVMENARTYKEQIFQVLDRERTEVVFNSDWMNGFSAADMIRLASHHTVARMLERDDFHKRYSARQPIAIHEFLYPLVQGYDSVALKADVELGGTDQKFNLLVGRELQKSYGQPAQTVLTMPLLEGLDGVQKMSKSLGNYVGIKEPADEMFGKLMSISDDLMWRYFLLLSFRPESEIDALRRQVEEGRNPRDVKFELAEEIVTRFHDARAAARAMETFVARFRKGAMPEDMPEHSLSADGPEGLPLDRLLKAAGLVGSTSDARRMLKQGAVRIDGERVEDQRLVVPAGEAHVYQVGKRRFARVTVS is encoded by the coding sequence ATGACCGAGGCCAATGACGCACTCGCACTGCTGCGCCGAGGTGCCGAGGAGATCCTGCTGGAGAACGAGTTAAAGGATAAGCTCCAGTACGATCGCCCGCTGCGCGTCAAGGCCGGCTTCGACCCCACCGCGCCGGATCTGCACCTGGGGCACACCGTGCTGATCAACAAGCTCCGCCAGTTTCAGGATTTGGGCCACCACGTCTATTTCCTGATCGGGGATTTCACCGGCATGATCGGTGATCCGAGCGGTAAGAGCGCTACCCGCCCGGCGCTGACCCGCGACGAGGTCATGGAAAACGCGCGCACCTACAAGGAGCAGATCTTCCAGGTGCTGGACCGCGAGCGAACCGAGGTCGTCTTCAACTCCGACTGGATGAACGGTTTCAGCGCCGCGGACATGATCCGGCTGGCCTCTCACCACACGGTGGCCCGGATGCTCGAGCGCGACGACTTCCACAAGCGTTACAGCGCCCGGCAGCCTATCGCGATTCATGAGTTCCTCTACCCCCTGGTTCAGGGTTATGACTCCGTGGCCCTGAAGGCGGACGTTGAACTTGGCGGCACCGACCAGAAGTTCAACTTGCTGGTTGGGCGGGAGTTGCAGAAGTCCTACGGTCAGCCGGCGCAGACGGTGCTGACCATGCCGCTGCTGGAGGGGCTGGACGGGGTGCAGAAGATGTCCAAGTCCCTCGGCAACTACGTGGGCATCAAGGAGCCCGCGGATGAGATGTTCGGCAAGCTGATGTCCATCTCCGATGACCTGATGTGGCGCTACTTCCTGTTGCTGAGCTTCCGGCCGGAGAGCGAGATTGACGCGCTCAGGCGCCAGGTGGAGGAGGGGCGCAACCCCCGCGACGTGAAGTTCGAGCTCGCCGAGGAGATCGTCACCCGCTTCCATGATGCCCGGGCGGCCGCGCGCGCGATGGAGACCTTCGTCGCGCGCTTTCGCAAAGGCGCTATGCCGGAGGATATGCCGGAGCACAGCCTGTCTGCCGACGGGCCGGAGGGCCTGCCCCTGGACCGCCTGCTCAAGGCTGCCGGGTTGGTGGGTAGCACATCCGACGCACGGCGGATGCTCAAGCAGGGAGCGGTCCGCATTGATGGTGAGCGGGTGGAGGACCAGCGCCTGGTAGTGCCGGCCGGTGAGGCGCACGTCTACCAAGTGGGCAAGCGCCGTTTCGCCCGTGTGACCGTTTCGTGA
- the hemJ gene encoding protoporphyrinogen oxidase HemJ — protein MYLWIKAFHIIAVVTWFAALFYLPRLYVYHAMAEDRAGIERFKVMERKLYRGIMTPSAIVAVGLGIWLLVLIPGWLTQGWLHAKLLLVALLIGYHLYCGRLLRVFREDRNTRSHRWYRVFNELPVLVLIAVVILAVVKPF, from the coding sequence ATGTACTTGTGGATCAAGGCCTTTCACATCATCGCGGTGGTCACGTGGTTCGCGGCGCTCTTCTATCTGCCCCGGCTGTACGTCTACCACGCGATGGCGGAGGACCGCGCCGGTATCGAACGCTTCAAGGTCATGGAGCGAAAGCTGTACCGCGGCATCATGACGCCCAGCGCCATCGTGGCGGTGGGGCTGGGAATCTGGCTGCTGGTGCTCATCCCGGGCTGGCTGACGCAGGGCTGGTTGCACGCCAAGCTGCTGCTGGTTGCCCTGCTGATCGGCTATCACCTCTACTGTGGGCGCCTGCTGCGGGTTTTCCGGGAGGATCGCAACACCCGCAGCCACCGGTGGTACCGGGTCTTCAATGAACTGCCGGTGCTGGTGCTGATCGCGGTGGTGATCCTCGCCGTGGTCAAGCCGTTCTGA
- the bfr gene encoding bacterioferritin, with the protein MKGDAKVIEYLNKALKLELTAINQYFLHSRLADDWGLTKLAEKEYEESIDEMKHADEFIQRILFLGGMPNLQDYGRLRIGENVRELLQADLEGEHEGRDLYREAIAYCEQVKDYVSRDLFKKILEDEEGHIDWLETQLELMDRVGEQNYQQSLM; encoded by the coding sequence ATGAAGGGCGACGCAAAAGTCATCGAATACCTCAACAAGGCGTTGAAGCTCGAACTCACCGCCATCAACCAGTACTTCCTGCATTCGCGGCTGGCGGATGACTGGGGGCTGACCAAGCTCGCCGAGAAGGAGTACGAGGAGTCCATCGACGAGATGAAGCACGCGGATGAGTTCATCCAGCGGATCCTCTTCCTTGGTGGCATGCCCAATTTGCAGGACTACGGCCGGCTGCGTATCGGTGAGAACGTGCGTGAGCTGCTTCAGGCCGACCTGGAGGGTGAGCACGAGGGGCGTGATCTCTACCGGGAGGCCATCGCCTACTGCGAACAGGTCAAGGACTACGTCAGCCGCGACCTGTTCAAGAAGATCCTCGAGGACGAGGAAGGCCACATCGACTGGCTGGAGACCCAGCTGGAGCTGATGGACCGCGTGGGCGAGCAGAACTACCAGCAGTCGCTGATGTAA
- a CDS encoding TlpA family protein disulfide reductase, which translates to MSNTRKMLVATIGVIAAAAVALVLIAPWEGKSRPEATFTTLEGEQVSLDSLRGQPVLVTFWATDCPTCIDEIPHLQALHDEMAERGVTVVGVAMHYDDPELIEAIVEAREMSYLIAHDSDRSISQAFGEVRVTPTSYLVDPDGKVVWQRLGLLDMDRVRGQIERMLERS; encoded by the coding sequence ATGAGCAACACCCGGAAAATGCTGGTCGCCACCATCGGTGTCATCGCCGCGGCCGCGGTAGCGCTGGTCCTGATCGCCCCCTGGGAAGGAAAATCCCGCCCGGAGGCCACCTTCACCACGCTGGAGGGAGAGCAGGTTTCCCTGGATTCACTGCGGGGACAACCGGTCCTGGTGACATTCTGGGCGACCGACTGCCCCACCTGTATCGATGAGATCCCCCACCTGCAGGCCCTGCACGACGAGATGGCCGAACGGGGAGTCACCGTGGTCGGCGTGGCGATGCACTACGACGACCCGGAACTGATCGAGGCCATCGTCGAAGCGCGGGAGATGAGCTACCTGATCGCCCATGACAGTGACCGGAGCATCTCCCAGGCCTTCGGCGAGGTCCGGGTCACGCCGACCTCCTACCTGGTGGACCCGGACGGCAAGGTGGTCTGGCAGCGGCTCGGGCTTCTGGACATGGACCGCGTGCGCGGCCAGATCGAACGCATGCTGGAGCGCAGCTGA
- the argC gene encoding N-acetyl-gamma-glutamyl-phosphate reductase, with protein sequence MIEVGIVGGTGYTGVELLRLLARHPQARLRVITSRGNAGTPVDEMFPSLRGEVDIRFTEPDLDALAACDLVFFATPNGTAMKMVPDLLARDTRVVDLGADFRLQDLATWADWYGMEHACPELVAEAAYGLPELNREGIREARLVANPGCYPTAVGLGWLPLLEAGGIETDRLVASCVSGASGAGRAAKVGTLLCEVNESFKAYGADGHRHLPEIRQSLEQVCGGGVGLTFVPHLVPMTRGMHASLYATVKGDPGDLQLLFERRYADEPFVDVLPAGAHPETRTVRGTNLCRLAVRRAPESDQVIVLSVIDNLTKGAAGQAVQNMNLMFGLEETAGLDAPAVLP encoded by the coding sequence ATGATCGAAGTCGGCATCGTCGGGGGCACCGGGTACACCGGGGTTGAGCTATTGCGTCTGCTGGCGCGCCACCCCCAGGCCCGGCTTCGCGTGATCACCTCCCGCGGCAATGCGGGTACGCCCGTGGACGAGATGTTCCCCTCGCTGCGCGGCGAAGTGGATATCCGCTTCACGGAGCCGGACCTGGATGCGCTGGCCGCCTGCGACCTGGTGTTCTTCGCCACCCCCAACGGCACCGCCATGAAGATGGTCCCGGACCTGCTGGCGCGCGACACCCGCGTGGTGGACCTGGGCGCGGACTTCCGGTTGCAGGACCTGGCCACCTGGGCCGACTGGTACGGGATGGAGCATGCCTGCCCGGAGCTGGTGGCCGAGGCGGCTTACGGGCTCCCGGAATTGAATCGGGAAGGGATCCGGGAGGCGCGCCTGGTGGCCAATCCGGGCTGCTACCCCACCGCGGTGGGTCTGGGCTGGCTGCCGCTGCTGGAGGCCGGGGGCATCGAGACGGATCGCCTGGTGGCCAGTTGCGTCTCGGGTGCCTCCGGTGCCGGGCGGGCGGCGAAGGTGGGCACGCTATTGTGCGAGGTCAACGAGAGCTTCAAGGCGTACGGTGCAGACGGTCACCGCCATCTGCCGGAGATCCGCCAGTCCCTGGAGCAGGTATGCGGCGGGGGTGTCGGGCTGACCTTTGTGCCCCACCTGGTGCCGATGACGCGCGGCATGCACGCCAGCCTCTACGCGACCGTGAAAGGTGACCCGGGTGACCTGCAGTTACTGTTTGAGCGCCGCTACGCTGACGAGCCCTTCGTGGATGTGCTGCCCGCCGGAGCTCACCCGGAGACCCGTACCGTGCGGGGCACCAACCTCTGCCGGCTGGCCGTGCGCCGGGCACCGGAGAGCGACCAGGTGATCGTGCTGTCGGTGATCGACAACCTCACCAAGGGGGCAGCCGGGCAGGCGGTCCAGAACATGAACCTGATGTTCGGGCTGGAAGAGACCGCCGGCCTGGACGCCCCCGCCGTCCTGCCATAA
- a CDS encoding chloride channel protein — protein sequence MNGWHQRLEGLRLRLSAHDALGLMSVLAVLCGLATAGVILAFRSLVEFSQSQLLGSPGQFWELAPHWRLLLPLLGGVAIGLFLQWLRPEHRGTGVVHVIERLGYHQGYLNWRNAVAQFVGASTALISGHSVGREGPAIHLGAASGSLLGQRLGLPNNSLRTLVACGVAAAIGATFNTPLAGVVFAMEVVMLEYTLSGFLPVMLSAVTATVITQLIYGSSPAFSVPAVHLESLGELGWLLVCGLLIGALAAAFIHSLMFFSNSLTRWPLALRTGLAGLAVGLIGMVLPEVMGVGYETVNLILLGEVATLTLIALVIAKLLASTLAIGLGIPGGLIGPTVVIGAAAGGLLGQAAQVLFPTAASEPSLYVMLGLGAMMGATLRAPLAALTAMLELTANPNIILPGMLTIAMAVLVAGEVFAKDSVYLHQLRLRGLDFRSNPLFQALSRLGIARIMDRRLVVVPRHTDRRTLEQALATNPRWILMMDRDGVAPQALLPVTDLLHHLQVESTMEVDLLQIPAKRLEPDTIEYRASLREALALFQEREVEALCVVNTIAPGIRRYLGVITRQDLEHQYFQ from the coding sequence ATGAACGGCTGGCACCAGCGGCTTGAAGGCCTGCGCCTGCGCCTCTCCGCCCACGATGCGCTCGGACTGATGTCCGTCCTGGCGGTGCTCTGCGGGCTGGCCACGGCCGGTGTCATCCTTGCCTTCCGCAGCCTGGTGGAGTTCAGCCAGAGCCAGCTGCTGGGCTCGCCCGGGCAGTTCTGGGAACTGGCCCCCCACTGGCGGCTGCTCCTGCCCCTGCTCGGCGGGGTGGCAATCGGTCTCTTCCTGCAGTGGCTGCGCCCGGAGCACCGCGGCACCGGGGTCGTGCACGTCATCGAGCGGCTCGGCTACCACCAGGGCTACCTGAACTGGCGCAACGCCGTGGCCCAGTTCGTGGGGGCCAGCACTGCCCTGATCAGCGGCCATTCCGTGGGCCGGGAGGGGCCGGCCATCCACCTGGGCGCGGCAAGCGGCAGCCTGCTCGGCCAGCGCCTGGGACTGCCCAACAACAGCCTGCGCACGTTGGTGGCCTGCGGGGTGGCCGCCGCAATCGGCGCCACCTTCAACACGCCCCTGGCCGGGGTGGTGTTCGCCATGGAGGTGGTGATGCTGGAGTACACCCTGAGCGGTTTCCTGCCGGTGATGCTCTCGGCCGTCACCGCCACGGTGATCACGCAGCTCATCTACGGCAGCAGCCCCGCCTTTTCTGTCCCGGCCGTGCACCTGGAGAGCCTGGGGGAGCTGGGGTGGCTGCTGGTCTGCGGCCTGCTCATCGGCGCCCTGGCCGCCGCCTTCATCCACAGCCTGATGTTCTTCAGCAATAGCCTCACCCGCTGGCCATTGGCGCTGCGGACCGGGCTCGCGGGGCTGGCGGTGGGGCTGATCGGCATGGTGCTGCCCGAGGTCATGGGCGTGGGGTACGAGACGGTCAACCTCATCCTGCTCGGCGAGGTGGCCACGCTGACGCTGATTGCGTTGGTCATCGCCAAACTGCTGGCCAGCACCCTGGCCATCGGGCTGGGTATACCGGGCGGACTGATCGGCCCCACGGTGGTCATCGGTGCGGCGGCCGGCGGCCTGCTGGGTCAGGCGGCACAGGTGCTGTTCCCAACGGCGGCCTCCGAACCCAGCCTTTACGTGATGCTGGGGCTCGGCGCGATGATGGGCGCCACCCTGCGAGCGCCGCTGGCGGCACTCACCGCCATGCTGGAGCTGACCGCCAATCCGAACATCATCCTGCCGGGAATGCTCACCATTGCCATGGCGGTGCTGGTGGCCGGCGAGGTATTCGCAAAGGACTCCGTCTACCTGCACCAGCTCCGGCTACGCGGCCTGGATTTCCGCAGCAATCCGCTGTTCCAGGCGCTCAGCCGGCTGGGCATCGCGCGCATCATGGACCGGCGCCTGGTGGTGGTACCCCGGCACACCGACCGGCGGACGCTCGAGCAGGCACTGGCAACAAACCCGCGCTGGATCCTGATGATGGACCGGGATGGCGTGGCACCGCAGGCCCTGCTCCCTGTCACTGACCTGCTGCACCATCTGCAGGTGGAGAGCACCATGGAGGTGGACCTGCTGCAGATACCGGCCAAACGGCTGGAGCCGGATACCATCGAATACCGGGCAAGCCTGCGCGAGGCCCTGGCCCTGTTCCAGGAGCGGGAGGTGGAGGCGCTCTGCGTGGTCAACACCATTGCTCCGGGTATTCGCCGCTACCTGGGGGTGATCACCCGGCAGGACCTGGAACACCAGTACTTCCAGTAA
- a CDS encoding peptidoglycan DD-metalloendopeptidase family protein, with product MSNTRIFDLDVKSRARQLHAAGHRLPFKLRWLAMGAIGLAVGVVALTGSDTPTSSDEPGVASAMPQYRAAPTVDALQLAGIEWPQGGFLHASYETERASEPLSRDWMNEEDWTNGAAEVPEPGRADSAEPVSPLARLDELEWESLEVRSGDSLARLFSRADFTAREVHDLMQTGEEVERLQRVHPGDVIQVIRDDEGRLAQLRYEYSRGKTLHVERADDGFVAQTYQEAEERKVARASATVDSSIYVAGRRAGISNRVIMQLASIFGQQVDLGRDLRAGDEFHLIYEEVHQNGEKVRDGNILAAELVHRGDRLQAVRYAPPEGDADYFTPEGESLRRAFNRHPIDYDRITSHFDLNRKHPVLGVRRPHYGTDYAAPVGTPIRSTGPGRVVHRGWKGGYGRTVIVQHGSEYTTLYAHMSGYASGLSQGDRVKRGQVVGYLGASGMVTGPHLHFEFHVNGDPRDPLKVALPKADPVPEKHLADFRATTHPMLAQLERDQRDGATQVAQQGEE from the coding sequence GTGTCCAACACCCGCATATTCGATCTCGACGTCAAGTCCCGCGCCCGCCAGCTACACGCCGCGGGCCACCGTTTACCCTTCAAACTGCGCTGGCTGGCCATGGGGGCCATCGGGCTGGCCGTAGGCGTGGTAGCGCTGACCGGCAGCGACACGCCGACGAGCAGCGATGAGCCCGGCGTAGCCAGCGCTATGCCCCAGTACCGCGCCGCACCCACTGTTGATGCTCTGCAATTGGCGGGCATCGAGTGGCCGCAGGGCGGCTTCCTCCACGCCAGTTACGAAACCGAGCGGGCCTCGGAACCGCTGTCCCGCGACTGGATGAACGAAGAGGACTGGACCAACGGGGCAGCCGAGGTCCCGGAGCCGGGCCGGGCGGACAGCGCGGAGCCGGTCAGCCCCTTGGCGCGGCTGGATGAGTTGGAATGGGAGTCGCTGGAAGTGCGCAGCGGCGACAGCCTGGCCCGGCTGTTCAGTCGCGCCGACTTCACTGCCCGCGAAGTGCATGACCTCATGCAGACCGGCGAGGAGGTGGAGCGGCTCCAGCGTGTGCACCCGGGCGACGTCATCCAGGTGATCCGCGACGACGAGGGCCGACTCGCGCAACTGCGTTACGAGTACAGCCGCGGGAAAACGCTCCATGTGGAGCGCGCGGATGACGGCTTCGTGGCACAGACCTACCAGGAGGCCGAGGAACGGAAGGTCGCCCGCGCCTCCGCGACGGTGGACTCCTCCATCTACGTTGCCGGCCGCCGGGCCGGCATCAGCAACCGCGTCATCATGCAGCTGGCCTCCATCTTCGGCCAGCAGGTCGACCTGGGACGGGACCTGCGCGCCGGTGACGAATTCCATCTCATTTACGAGGAAGTCCACCAGAACGGCGAAAAGGTCCGTGACGGCAATATCCTCGCAGCGGAGCTGGTTCATCGCGGGGACCGCCTGCAAGCGGTGCGTTACGCCCCGCCGGAGGGTGACGCAGACTACTTCACCCCCGAGGGGGAGAGCCTGAGGCGCGCGTTCAACCGCCACCCGATTGATTACGATCGGATCACTTCCCACTTCGACCTCAACCGTAAGCATCCGGTGCTGGGAGTGCGGCGCCCGCACTACGGGACCGATTACGCCGCGCCGGTGGGCACGCCCATCCGGTCCACCGGACCGGGCCGGGTGGTTCACCGGGGCTGGAAAGGCGGGTATGGGCGCACCGTGATCGTGCAGCATGGCAGCGAGTACACCACCTTGTACGCCCACATGTCCGGTTATGCCAGCGGGCTGTCCCAAGGCGACCGGGTGAAGCGGGGCCAGGTAGTGGGGTATCTGGGCGCATCCGGCATGGTGACCGGCCCGCACCTCCATTTCGAGTTCCATGTCAACGGCGACCCACGGGACCCGCTGAAGGTGGCGCTGCCCAAGGCCGACCCGGTGCCCGAGAAGCACCTGGCCGACTTCCGCGCGACCACCCACCCCATGCTGGCCCAGCTCGAACGGGACCAGAGAGACGGGGCAACGCAGGTGGCGCAACAGGGCGAGGAGTGA
- a CDS encoding anhydro-N-acetylmuramic acid kinase yields MSQGNRHAPRNGLYVGLMSGTSIDGVDAALVQLDAGRPSLVTALNHPIPAPLATALHRVSGQTGLDALLDLDQQVAALHADATLALLARAGVAPGDIIALGSHGQTVHHRPHGPFPTTLQIGDPSLIAARTGITTVADFRRRDMALGGQGAPLVPAFHAACLRQPRQDRAVLNLGGIANLTLLPGAAEHPVTGFDTGPANTLLDAWFRRHHPGGPGYDRQGRWAAAGRTDTGLLDRLLQDPYFHQPPPKSTGPEYFNLDWLAHPRQAGSTLPAPQDTQRTLIALTAESVTRALASALPGAAALYVCGGGVHNPVLMDAISAALGDRLPGCRVAPTSAIGLDPDWVEAMAFAWLAGRTLAGLPGNLPEVTGARASAPLGGIYPAGCDTPA; encoded by the coding sequence ATCTCCCAAGGCAACCGGCATGCCCCCCGAAACGGGCTCTACGTGGGGCTTATGTCGGGGACCAGCATTGATGGCGTGGATGCCGCACTGGTCCAACTCGATGCTGGGCGCCCCAGCCTGGTAACCGCCCTCAACCACCCCATACCGGCACCGCTGGCCACGGCCCTGCACCGGGTCAGCGGTCAGACGGGGCTGGACGCCCTGCTCGACCTGGATCAGCAGGTGGCGGCGCTGCACGCGGACGCGACCCTCGCGCTACTGGCCCGAGCCGGAGTTGCCCCCGGCGACATCATCGCCTTGGGCAGCCACGGACAGACCGTTCACCACAGGCCCCACGGCCCTTTTCCCACCACCCTGCAGATCGGCGACCCCTCCCTGATCGCTGCGCGCACCGGGATCACCACCGTGGCGGACTTCCGCCGACGGGACATGGCCCTCGGCGGCCAGGGCGCGCCGCTGGTACCGGCCTTCCACGCCGCCTGCCTGCGCCAACCGCGGCAGGACCGGGCGGTACTGAACCTGGGTGGCATCGCCAACCTGACCCTGCTGCCCGGGGCGGCAGAACATCCGGTAACCGGCTTCGATACCGGCCCCGCCAACACGCTGCTGGATGCCTGGTTCCGCCGGCATCACCCTGGCGGGCCCGGCTATGACCGCCAGGGCCGCTGGGCTGCGGCCGGCCGAACGGACACGGGTCTGCTCGACCGCCTGCTGCAGGACCCGTACTTCCACCAGCCGCCCCCCAAGAGCACGGGCCCCGAGTACTTCAACCTGGACTGGTTGGCACACCCGCGGCAGGCGGGCAGCACGCTCCCCGCGCCGCAGGACACCCAACGCACCCTGATCGCATTGACCGCGGAAAGCGTCACACGGGCACTCGCCAGCGCCCTCCCTGGCGCGGCGGCGCTGTACGTGTGCGGGGGCGGCGTGCACAATCCTGTGCTGATGGACGCCATCAGCGCTGCCCTGGGCGACCGGCTGCCCGGTTGCCGGGTGGCCCCTACCTCGGCGATTGGCCTGGATCCGGACTGGGTGGAGGCGATGGCCTTCGCCTGGCTGGCCGGTCGAACCCTGGCCGGACTGCCCGGCAATCTGCCGGAGGTCACAGGGGCCCGGGCCTCTGCCCCCCTGGGCGGGATCTACCCTGCCGGCTGCGACACCCCGGCATAA